ATGCCAGTCCATTCAACATAGCAGAACACTTAGAAGTGCCATACTTTACAAAAGAACAAGTATATGATTTACTTTCACAACACGAAACAGAAACAGAACAAATATTCGATGAAAAAGTAAAAGAATTAATATGGCACAACGCAGCANNGAAAAAAGAAAAAGAATTAATGATGAAAATATTATTTGAACCAAATAATGTAGAATTTAATATATATGATGAAAACATAAAATTCTTATATATAAACGGAGTAATAGATAATTGTGAAGGTATATGCTGTGTAAAAGTGCCGTTGTATTACAAAGCATTATATGCAAGATTCAAACCACAAACTAATGGAGAAAGAAATAAAATGCTAAAATTTGAAGAAGATTTAAATAAATATATAGATGAGAATAAAAATTTAAAACTAAATGAACTGCTAAAAAGATATACAGAATACATAAAAAGTAGAGGAGCAGTAATGTTCAAAGGCAGAAACTATTATGAAGGGGTGTATCAATATAATCTTGACCAATTCTTAAGTGCATACATAGAATTACTTGGAGGAAAAGTATATCCAGAAACACAAATAGGCGGAGGAAGAATAGATTTAATGGTAATGTATAACAGAAAAGAATATTTAATAGAAATAAAAGCAAACATAATAAAATATGAATACGAAATAGCCAAAAGACAAATAAAAGAATATATAAAAAGAAAAGGGCTAAAAGAAGGATGGTTAATAATATATTCAAATACAATAAAAGATTTTGAATATATAACAGAAGGAGAAAATGGAATAAAATTACATATTTGGTTTATAAAAACCAATTTTGAAAATCCTTCAAAAGCAAAATAAAACAAATCTAAATCTAAATCTAACTTTTTAGAAAATATATTAATTTAAGAATTCTTAAAAAATACAATATTGAAAATTTTCATACAAATAAAAACACCGGATTTTAGAACCCGGTGTTTGTTTGAAAGTTTTTAAATCAAACTCAAATATTTATCTCCAGAATCTGGTGCAATTGTTACTATCTTTTTTTCAGGATATTTTTGTGTTAATTTAATTGCTGCAAAAATGTTTGCAGCAGCTGAAATCCCTACAAATAAACCTTCTTTCTTAGCTAAAATATCTTGCATTTCAAATGCTTCTTCATCTTTTATGGTTATAACTTCATCTAAAATTGTTACATCTAAATTCTTTGGAATAAATCCTGCTCCAATTCCTTGGATTTTATGTTTCCCAGGTTCTTTACCTGAAATAACAGCTGAATTTTCTGGTTCAACTGCAACTATTTTTATTTTATCTTTAAAAAATTTTTTTAAAACCTTTCCAACTCCAGTTATTGTTCCGCCAGTACCAACACCAGCTACAAAAATATCTAAATTGTAATCCATTTGTTTTAATATTTCTGGACCTGTGGTCAATTCATGAGCTAATACATTTGCAGGATTTTCAAATTGATTTGGCATAAAAGCATCTCTTTCTTTCACTATTTCCAATGCTTTTTCTATCGAACCTTTCATCCCCTTGTCTGCAGGAGTTAATATCAACTCAGCACCATATTTTTCCAAGATTTTTCTTCTTTCAACACTCATACTTTCAGGCATTGTTAAAATTACAGTATATCCTCTACTTTTTCCAATTGCTGCCAGAGCAATTCCTGTATTTCCGCTTGTTGGTTCAACTATTATTTTTTTCTTTAATGCTCCATCTACTTCTGCTTTTCTAATCATAAAATAAGCTGCCCTATCTTTTACGCTACCTGTTATATTGTTTTTTTCAAGTTTAACAAATATTTTGTTTGGTTTTACAATTTTCGAGAGCATTATTATTGGTGTTCCGCCAATTCCTCTATCAATCATATTTCTCCCTCCCTAATGAAATTTATCACAAAAATAGGATAATTTTTATCTGAATTATATTTTTATTATATCAAATCGGATACAAAAAGTCAAGTTTTATTATCAAATTTTATAATACAGATATATTTTATTTATGCTATAATATATTAAATAGTACTAATTGATAGGGGGGAGTTTTATGAATTATTATTTAGCTATCGATGAAGGAACAAGCAGTACAAGAACTTTGTTATTTGATGAAAGTTTTAATTTAATTGATTTATCGCAAAAAGAAATAAATATGATTTATCCAAAACCAGGATGGGTTGAACAGGATGCGGAAGAATTATATCATAAAACAGAAGAAACTATGGTTGAAGTGGTTGAAAGGAATAATCTCAGCTGGAATGATATTATTGGAATAGGAATTACAAATCAAAGAGAAACTATTGTTGCATGGGATAAAAATACTGGAAATCCATTAACAAATGCTATAGTATGGCAATGTAGAAGAACTGATGAATTAATTAATAGATATCCAGCCGAATTCTGGAGGGAGGTAAAAAGAAAAACCGGATTGGTAAAAGACCCTTATTTCTCAGGTTCTAAAATCGTATGGATGATAGAAAATGTACCAGCAGTAAAAGAAGCCTATAAAAACGGAAATTTAAAGGTTGGAACTATTGAATCCTGGTTGACATTTAAATTATCTGGAAAACATGTTACTGATCTTTCAAATGCATCAAGAACACAATTATTGAACATACATGCTCTTGATTGGGATGATGAAATTTTAAAGACATTTGGACTTTCAAAAGATATTTTACCTGAAGTTGTTGGTACTGCCATTGATAAAGGTTTTGAAACAAAATTTGGACCAAAGATTTATGGAATGATTGGTGATCAACAATCTGCGTTATTTGGTCAAAGAGCATTTGAAATAGGAGATGCAAAGTGTACTTATGGTACAGGTGCTTTTGTTTTGATGAATTCTGGAGCCATGCCACCAAAACCCCATCCCGGATTAATAACCTCAATTGGATGGAAAATAGACGATGAAATTATATATTCACTTGAAGGTAGTATTTTTACCGTTGGTGCGTTTTTTAAATGGTTAAAAGATATAGAAATGATTAAAGAGTATACAGATTTAGAAAAATATTCGAGGAATATTGAAAATGGAGGAGTTTACATTGTTCCAGCTTTAAGCGGACTTGGAACACCTTATTGGGATTCAGATGCAAGGGGTTTGATTATAGGATTAACAAGGGCAACAAAAAAAGAAAATATTATTAGAGCTGCTTTAGAATCTGTTGCCTTTAGTGTAAGAGAAGTTATAGATTCCATGCAAGAAGCAGTTTGGACAAAGATAAGAAAAATGAATGTTGATGGAGGTGCTACAAAAAATAAACTTTTAATGGAAATACAAAGCGACTTATTAAACGCAGAAATTTTTGTTCCTGAATTTCAAGAAATCACAGCTTTAGGTGCAGCTTTTATGGCCGCTATTGGTTCAAAAAATCTTTCTATTAATGAAATAAAAAATTTGCAATTTTCAGGTATAAAGATAATGCCAAAAGACAATGAAAAATTAGAAAAGGACTATTATATCTGGAGGGAGGCAGTATTAAGATCAAAAGGCTGGATAAAATCAACGAACATAAGTTATTAGAAATTGCCAAAATAATATCAAAACATTCATTTCCAGGAATGAAAATATTATTATATGGTGATTTAGGAACAGGAAAAACTACTTTTACAAAAGGATTTATAAAAAATTTGTTAAAGGATGAAAATTTAACTGTTACTTCTCCAACATTTGCTCTAGTCAGGGTTTATGATAATTCTGTTAGAATTTATCATGCTGATTTATACAGACTATCAGATCCTGAAGAAATCCCATATGTTGGATTGTTTGAAGATAATGATGGAATATATTTAATTGAATGGCCAGAACGGCTTGAATATTATTTGCCTGAGGAATATCTTCAAATACATTTGTTTTATAACAGTGATAATATGGAATATAGAGATATTGATATAATACCAGTTGGAAAAAGATATATAGATATATTCGAAAAATTAAAGGAGGAATTATGATGAAGATAGGAATTTTAGGTTTACCTTTAACAGGAAAGACTACAATTTTTTCGTTATTGACTAATAAGCCATATGATGGTAGTTATAAGAAAGATGCGGAAGAAAGAGTGGCAAATGTTAGAGATGAAAGAATTGAAAAGTTAGCTGAAATGTATAATCCTAAAAAAACTGTATATGCTACATTAAATTTTATTGATATTCCAAGTTATAATCCTGCAGCCGATAGAAAAGAAAAGAATAGGATTTTACAGATGATTCAAACTGTTGATGCAATAATTCTTGTTGTTAGGGCATTTAAAAATGATTCAGTACCATTTCCAGAAGGTGCAGAAAGCCCTGTAGATCAGCTTGATACTTTAAAAACTGAAATGATTATTAGAGATTTAGAAGTTGTTGAAAACAGATTATCAAGACTCATTGAACAAAACAGAAAAAAGAAACCAACAAAAGAGGAAGAAAGACAGGTGAAAATTTTAGAAGAAATAAAACCGATATTAGAAGATGGAAAATTTGCTTCTAAAATTGAATTAAGTGATGAAGATAAAAAACTAATAAGTTCTTTAGCTTTATTTACATTAAAACCAATAATAGTTGTGGTAAATGTTGATGAAGACCAATTAATGGAAGAAGAATATCCAGAAAAAGAAGAATTGGTAAACGCATGTAAAGATGAAAATTTTGCATATATTGAGATTTGTGGTAAGACTGAAGCCGATTTAGTAGAACTTGATGATGATGAAAGAGAAGAATTTATGAAAGAACTTGGAATTGAAAGACCCGGAATCGATAGACTATCAAAAACAGTTTATGATCATTTAGGCTTAATAACTTTCTTTACTGTTGGGGAAGATGAAGTAAGAGCATGGACTATAAACCAAGGAACTACTATGAAAAAAGCTGCAGGGAAAATCCATACTGATTTAGAAAAAGGATTTGTTAAAGCGGAAGTTATGCATTATGAAGATTTAATTAATTTAGGCAGTGAAGATGAGGTTAAAAAGGCTGGATTATGGAGATTAGCCGGTAAAGAAGAAATAGTAAAAGATGGAGAAATCTTAACAATTAGAGCGAATGCTTAAAAAATGGAGGTTAAAATGAAAAAGCCGTTGTATGAAGTAAATGATTTTGATTATTATTTACCCGAAGAATATATTGCACAAAAACCAGCTAACCCCAGAGATTCATCCAGATTAATGGTTTTAAACAGAAAAAAACAAAATATCGAACATAAAATTTTTAGAGATATTATTGATTACTTAAAACCAGGTGATTTAATGGTTATAAATAATACAAAAGTTATTCCGGCAAGATTATATGGTCAGAAAACAACAGGTGCAAAAGTAGAAGTTTTGCTATTGGAAAAAACACATGAAGACAATACTTGGAAAGCTCTAGTAAGACCTGGGTCAAAGCTAAAAAAGGGTGCAGAAATAAGGTTTTCTGACGATTTATATGCAAAAATCATTGAACATAATTCTGATGGTTCAAGGATAATTAATTTTATTTCAGATAAAGATGTATGGGAAGAAATTGAAAAAATTGGAAATATGCCATTACCGCCATATATAAAAAATCAGGATGTTCCAAAAGACAGATATCAAACGGAATATGCTAAAATACAAGGTGCAGTTGCCGCACCAACTGCAGGGCTTCATTTTACAAAAGAGTTATTGGAAAAGATTAAAAATAAGGGAATAGAGTTTGCAGAAGTTACATTACATGTAGGGCTTGGAACTTTCAGACCAGTAAAAGTTGAAAGAATTGAAGAACATGAAATGCATGAAGAATATTATGAAGTTCCTGAAAATACCGTAAAAAAAATTAAAGAGTATAAAAAAAATAATGGAAGAATTATAAGTGTAGGAACAACTGTTGTCAGAACTCTTGAAACAATTGCGTTATTACCTGAACAAAAAGCGTATATGGGAACTACAGATATTTTTATTTATCCACCATATGAATTTAAGTTAATAGATGCGTTGATAACGAATTTTCATTTACCGAAATCGACGCTTTTAATGCTTGTTTCATCATTTGGAGGATATGATTTTATTATGAAAGCTTATAAAACAGCGGTTGAAGAAAAATATAGATTTTTTTCATTTGGAGACTCAATGTTTATATATTAGTCTTAATGGTGGTGGTAATTTGAAAAATAAAACTATAGGTATAATTTACATGTGGATTACCATAATATTTTGGGGCATTTCTTTTGTAGCTACAAAAATTATAGTTCATTCTGTTCCACCAATTACAGCTGCGTTTCTAAGGTTTTTTTTATCGAGTTTAATTCTTATTATTTTTATAAGAAAAGATATAAAATATGAAAAAAAAGAATTTTTTTATATGATGCTTGCTGGTTTCTTTGGGGTAACAGCATATTTCTTATTCGAAAATACAGCGTTACAATTTACAACACCATCTAATGGTTCTTTAATAATATCAGCAACTCCCGTAATGTATTTATTATTTTCAGATATTTTAAGAAAATCTTTTTCTCATAAAATACGTTATTTAGGAACTTTTTTGGCTTTTTCAGGAGTTTCAATAATTGTTTTAAATGGACGATTTGTGTTAAAGTTAAACCCTTTAGGTGATTTATTAATGTTTGGAGCGTCTTTTAGCTGGATTTTTTATACTATTTTTATAGAAAAGCTACATCATCATGATAATTTAATAATAACAAAAGATTTGAATTTTTATGGAATGATATTCTTTTTACCATTTGCTTTTTTTGAATTAAAAAATGCTGGGACATGTCCAAATTTTCAGTTGTGGATACAGCCAAAAATATTAATTGCCTTTATTTATTTAGGTGTTTTTTGTACAGCGCTTGGATATATATGGTGGAATAAAGCTATAAGATTAGCAGGTGCAAAAACTACAACAAATGGAATATTTTTTATACC
The sequence above is drawn from the Marinitoga sp. 1197 genome and encodes:
- the queA gene encoding tRNA preQ1(34) S-adenosylmethionine ribosyltransferase-isomerase QueA, which translates into the protein MKKPLYEVNDFDYYLPEEYIAQKPANPRDSSRLMVLNRKKQNIEHKIFRDIIDYLKPGDLMVINNTKVIPARLYGQKTTGAKVEVLLLEKTHEDNTWKALVRPGSKLKKGAEIRFSDDLYAKIIEHNSDGSRIINFISDKDVWEEIEKIGNMPLPPYIKNQDVPKDRYQTEYAKIQGAVAAPTAGLHFTKELLEKIKNKGIEFAEVTLHVGLGTFRPVKVERIEEHEMHEEYYEVPENTVKKIKEYKKNNGRIISVGTTVVRTLETIALLPEQKAYMGTTDIFIYPPYEFKLIDALITNFHLPKSTLLMLVSSFGGYDFIMKAYKTAVEEKYRFFSFGDSMFIY
- the tsaE gene encoding tRNA (adenosine(37)-N6)-threonylcarbamoyltransferase complex ATPase subunit type 1 TsaE is translated as MKILLYGDLGTGKTTFTKGFIKNLLKDENLTVTSPTFALVRVYDNSVRIYHADLYRLSDPEEIPYVGLFEDNDGIYLIEWPERLEYYLPEEYLQIHLFYNSDNMEYRDIDIIPVGKRYIDIFEKLKEEL
- a CDS encoding DMT family transporter, which gives rise to MKNKTIGIIYMWITIIFWGISFVATKIIVHSVPPITAAFLRFFLSSLILIIFIRKDIKYEKKEFFYMMLAGFFGVTAYFLFENTALQFTTPSNGSLIISATPVMYLLFSDILRKSFSHKIRYLGTFLAFSGVSIIVLNGRFVLKLNPLGDLLMFGASFSWIFYTIFIEKLHHHDNLIITKDLNFYGMIFFLPFAFFELKNAGTCPNFQLWIQPKILIAFIYLGVFCTALGYIWWNKAIRLAGAKTTTNGIFFIPIVTVIADSIMLKNYPNIYTIIGATLVLFGNYIAEIKD
- a CDS encoding FGGY family carbohydrate kinase, which translates into the protein MNYYLAIDEGTSSTRTLLFDESFNLIDLSQKEINMIYPKPGWVEQDAEELYHKTEETMVEVVERNNLSWNDIIGIGITNQRETIVAWDKNTGNPLTNAIVWQCRRTDELINRYPAEFWREVKRKTGLVKDPYFSGSKIVWMIENVPAVKEAYKNGNLKVGTIESWLTFKLSGKHVTDLSNASRTQLLNIHALDWDDEILKTFGLSKDILPEVVGTAIDKGFETKFGPKIYGMIGDQQSALFGQRAFEIGDAKCTYGTGAFVLMNSGAMPPKPHPGLITSIGWKIDDEIIYSLEGSIFTVGAFFKWLKDIEMIKEYTDLEKYSRNIENGGVYIVPALSGLGTPYWDSDARGLIIGLTRATKKENIIRAALESVAFSVREVIDSMQEAVWTKIRKMNVDGGATKNKLLMEIQSDLLNAEIFVPEFQEITALGAAFMAAIGSKNLSINEIKNLQFSGIKIMPKDNEKLEKDYYIWREAVLRSKGWIKSTNISY
- the cysK gene encoding cysteine synthase A, producing the protein MIDRGIGGTPIIMLSKIVKPNKIFVKLEKNNITGSVKDRAAYFMIRKAEVDGALKKKIIVEPTSGNTGIALAAIGKSRGYTVILTMPESMSVERRKILEKYGAELILTPADKGMKGSIEKALEIVKERDAFMPNQFENPANVLAHELTTGPEILKQMDYNLDIFVAGVGTGGTITGVGKVLKKFFKDKIKIVAVEPENSAVISGKEPGKHKIQGIGAGFIPKNLDVTILDEVITIKDEEAFEMQDILAKKEGLFVGISAAANIFAAIKLTQKYPEKKIVTIAPDSGDKYLSLI
- the ychF gene encoding redox-regulated ATPase YchF, giving the protein MKIGILGLPLTGKTTIFSLLTNKPYDGSYKKDAEERVANVRDERIEKLAEMYNPKKTVYATLNFIDIPSYNPAADRKEKNRILQMIQTVDAIILVVRAFKNDSVPFPEGAESPVDQLDTLKTEMIIRDLEVVENRLSRLIEQNRKKKPTKEEERQVKILEEIKPILEDGKFASKIELSDEDKKLISSLALFTLKPIIVVVNVDEDQLMEEEYPEKEELVNACKDENFAYIEICGKTEADLVELDDDEREEFMKELGIERPGIDRLSKTVYDHLGLITFFTVGEDEVRAWTINQGTTMKKAAGKIHTDLEKGFVKAEVMHYEDLINLGSEDEVKKAGLWRLAGKEEIVKDGEILTIRANA
- a CDS encoding PD-(D/E)XK nuclease domain-containing protein — protein: MFKGRNYYEGVYQYNLDQFLSAYIELLGGKVYPETQIGGGRIDLMVMYNRKEYLIEIKANIIKYEYEIAKRQIKEYIKRKGLKEGWLIIYSNTIKDFEYITEGENGIKLHIWFIKTNFENPSKAK